From bacterium, the proteins below share one genomic window:
- a CDS encoding alpha/beta hydrolase — protein sequence METIGKAHETAVADTTIAWGEMGEGDPLILLHGIQDTHRAFRRIAPLLARHFRVLMPDLPGHGYSGRPDAPYTLPWYANVIAAWMDAIGVPAAHICGHSYGGGIAQWMVLDHRERIDRLALVSAGGLGRGVAPAMRLATFPLLGPMFTPVVMRVAIPAYVRLAPAFFGNMERDEQDRFIAMSRIPGSARAFQRTVDGVINLFGQYMQTTHRVAEVERMPPVALFWGTKDPVIPVRHGRDAVKRSEGITLTEYKGCGHFSHLDAPEAFARDLTEFLLDPDRRPARFLVEGKNGRRWILRLRKG from the coding sequence ATGGAAACGATCGGCAAGGCGCACGAAACCGCGGTCGCGGACACGACCATCGCCTGGGGCGAGATGGGCGAAGGCGATCCGCTCATCCTCCTGCACGGCATCCAGGACACGCACCGGGCCTTCCGCCGCATCGCCCCGCTTCTCGCGCGGCACTTTCGCGTGCTGATGCCGGACCTGCCCGGCCACGGCTATTCCGGGCGGCCCGACGCGCCCTACACGCTGCCGTGGTACGCGAACGTCATCGCGGCGTGGATGGACGCGATCGGCGTGCCCGCCGCGCATATCTGCGGGCATTCGTACGGCGGCGGCATCGCGCAGTGGATGGTGCTCGATCATCGCGAGCGCATCGACCGGCTCGCGCTCGTGTCCGCGGGCGGGCTCGGGCGCGGCGTCGCACCGGCCATGCGCCTGGCGACCTTCCCCCTGCTGGGGCCGATGTTCACGCCTGTTGTCATGCGCGTCGCGATTCCGGCGTACGTGCGTCTTGCGCCCGCGTTTTTCGGCAACATGGAACGCGACGAGCAGGATCGCTTCATCGCGATGAGCCGCATCCCCGGATCGGCGCGCGCGTTTCAGCGCACGGTGGACGGCGTCATCAACCTGTTCGGGCAATACATGCAAACGACGCACCGCGTGGCGGAGGTGGAACGCATGCCGCCGGTCGCGCTGTTCTGGGGCACGAAGGACCCGGTCATCCCGGTGCGCCACGGCCGCGACGCCGTCAAGCGCTCGGAGGGCATCACGCTGACGGAATACAAGGGCTGCGGCCACTTCAGTCATCTCGACGCGCCCGAAGCCTTCGCCCGCGACCTGACCGAATTTCTGCTTGACCCGGATCGGCGGCCGGCGCGGTTTTTGGTGGAGGGGAAAAACGGGCGGAGGTGGATTCTGAGGTTGCGAAAAGGGTGA